The genomic window GTTGATGATGTTCCGTCACTTAATGACGTATATAAGATACTTGCATCGTCTTTCCCGGCTATTGCTAACAGCTATGAACTGTGGCTGACTGATATGTCGCACAGGGTAAGGCGAGGGCTCGCACAGTCATTTTTGCTCGGTGATTATACAACAGCTACTATACAATATATAATCGACAGAGTGGTGCTTGTCGGCCATGTTGCTACTATTCCTGAGGAGCGTGGCAAGCTGCACGCAAGAAAGCTGCTCTACTGGATAGGTGAGCGACTTTCAAAGGACGGTTTTGAGGTCATACTGTTTGCAAGACCTCACAGAGTATCATATTATAACGAGATAGGCTTTGAGCCTGTTGGCGTTGATCTTGTTTTAGAGAGGAAAAACGAAGGACATGAGTGATTTTTTTGATCTTGACAGCAGAATAGAAGCTCTTGCAGAACAGGCCGAGAATGAGTGCTCGGACAGCTTCCGTGAAATAGAAAGAATAGCACAAAAAAACGGACAGAAAGTGCTTTCTGCTTTTATAAACAACAAAGTCAGCGATGTATGCCTTAAGGGCACAACGGGCTATGGCTATGATGATATGGGTCGTGAGACTATAGATAGGGTCTATGCTCAGGTGCTCGGCGGCGAAGATGCTCTCGTCCGCCATACATTTGCAAACGGCACACACGCTATATCTACTGCTCTTTTTGGCGTGCTTCGTCCCGGTGACACGCTGCTTGCCTGCACCGGAAAGCCTTATGACACGCTCGAAGAAGTCATAGGTATCCGCTATAAGAAAGGCAATGGCTCGCTTCGTGACTTCGGTGTGCTGTATGATGAAGCACCTCTTACAGAGCAGGGGCTTCCTGACTATGAGCTTATAGCTCAAAAGGCTAAAAATGCATCAGTTGCTCATATCCAGCGTTCAAGGGGCTATTCATTAAGGCCTTCATATGATATCGCTGTTATCGAAAAGATCATAAATGCCGCAAGAAGCTCTAATCCGGATATAATAGTTCTTGTAGACAACTGCTACGGCGAGCTTGTCGAGGAACGTGAACCGCTTGCTGTTGGTGCAGACCTTATCGTGGGTTCGCTTATCAAGAATCTTGGCGGCGGTATTGCATCTACAGGCGGCTATATCTGCGGAAAGAGCGAGCTTGTGAATAAGTGTGCTGACAGGCTTTACTGCATAGGCATGGGCAAGGAGATAGGCGCTACACTGTCTATGAACAGGGAGATACTCATGGGTCTTTTCTTTGCACCTGAGGTGGTTGCAGCAGCACTTAAAACAAGCGTGTTTGCTTGCAGGCTATTTGAAAAGCTGGGCTTTGGCACATTGCCTAAAAGTACAGAAAAGCGTACAGATATAATTGCATCAGTCCTTCTTGAAAATGAAGAGAACCTTGTTGCTTTCTGTCAGGGTATACAGAAAGGCTCACCGGTTGATTCATATGTTACTCCCGAGGCGTGGGATATGCCCGGATATGACAGCAGAGTAATAATGGCTGCAGGCGCATTTACTATGGGCGCTTCAATTGAGCTTTCGGCAGATGCACCGATAAGAGAACCTTTTGCTGCATGGCTTCAGGGCGGTATAACATATCCGACCGGAAAAGCCGGAGTAATGATAGCAGCACAGAATATGCTCGATAAGGGATTAATAAAATTATAATAAAGGGAGAAAGAAAAAATGGCAGATATTTTCAGCGTATCAGTAAAAGAGATCGTTGACGAGCACAAGCTCGAGGTCATCTATGCACCCAAGGACATTTCGGAGATACTTGTTTATGACAATGACTGTAACCGTCCTGGTCTTCAGCTTATGGGTTTCTATGAGTATTTTAATGCGGAGCGTATCCAGATCTGCGGCAATATGGAGTTTGCATACCTTGCATCACTTGATGAGGAGGTAAGAAGAGCCCGTATTGAAACACTGTTCAAGACTAAGATTCCGCTTTTTGTTGTTGCAAGAGGCCATGAGCTTTATCCTGAGATGATAGAGCTTGCAAAGGAGTATGAGATACCGATCGTCAGAACTCCCGAGAGCACAACGACTTTTATAGCAGCACTTATTGCGTTCCTTAACCTGCGTCTTGCCCCGAGGATCACAAGACACGGCGTTCTGATAGAAGTCTATGGTGAAGGTGTGCTCATTGTCGGCGAGAGCGGTGTTGGTAAATCAGAGACCGCTATCGAGCTTGTCAAGCGTGGCCACAGGCTCGTTGCTGATGATGCCGTTGAGATAAGGCGTGTATCAAGCATTTCGCTTGTTGGTTCGTCGCCTGATAATATAAGACACTTCCTTGAACTGCGTGGTATCGGAATAATCAATATCCGCCGTCTGTTCGGTATAGGTTCTGTTAAGGTAACTGAAAAGATAGACCTTATCGTAGAGCTTGAGCCCTGGGAGAAGGATAAGATATATGACCGTATGGGTATCGACAACGAGTATACAACTATCCTCGGCGTTAAGATACCGAGCCTGACTATACCGATCAAGCCCGGCCGTAATCTTGCTGTTATCCTTGAAGTTGCAGCTATGAACAACAGACAGAAGAAAATGGGCTATAACGCTGCACAGGATCTTCTTGATAATCTCGGCCTGCAAATGGACACAAAGGATAAAGTCAAGAACTGGGACAGCTTTTAATTGATAAGATCATAAGTAAGAGGTTTTATTTTTGATGAACGAAAAGTATTTTGATATAATTACACTTGCGCTTAAATATGACTGCGAGGTCAGAGAGCGTGAGCCGCTTTCTGCACACTGCACGTTCCGTGTCGGCGGTGACTGCGATGTGTTTATTGAGATGGCTTCAGCCGAGGCATTAAGTGAGCTCGTTCGGTATGCCAATTCGGAAGGTGTACGTTATTTTGTACTCGGAAACGGCTCTAATGTGCTTTTCTCTGACGAAGGCTTTGAGGGCGTTATCCTCCATGTCGGGCAGAAAATGAATAAGATCGAGCTCAGAGACGGAGACACGATATATGCACAGGCCGGAGCAAGCCTTACAAGAGTGTGCAGCTGCGCACTTGATAATTCGCTGACAGGCCTTGAATTTGCGTATGGTATACCGGGCTATGTAGGCGGTGCAGTGTTTATGAATGCAGGTGCTTACGGCGGCGAGATAAAGGATGTTATAGTTTCTGCCGATGCTATAACGCCAAATGGGGATATAATAACAGTTCCTGTGGCTGATCTTGATCTGTCATACCGTCATTCAAGCCTTATGAATAACGGTTGTCTTGTTGTGTCTGCTTTATTCAAGTTAAGCAGCGGAGATAAGACCGAGATAAAAGCCAAAATGGATGAGCTTATGGGCAAGAGAAAGGTAAAGCAGCCTATCGAATATCCCTCCGCTGGCTCGACCTTCAAAAGGCCTGAGGGTCATTTTGCAGGCGCTCTTATCGAACAGAGCGGCTTGAAAGGCTACAGCGCAGGCGGTGCTTGCGTTTCTGAAAAGCACGCCGGATTTGTTATCAATAAAGGCGGCGCTTCTGCAAAGGATATAATGCAGGTCATCAAAGACGTACAGAGAATAGTCAAGGAGAAAACTGGTGTTACACTTGAACCCGAGGTGCGCCTTATCCCTGCAAGAGAGGACTGAATGTCATGAAATTCGTTATAGTAACAGGTCTTTCCGGAAGCGGTAAATCAACAGCGGTTGATGTGCTGGAGGATATAGGCTATTATTGTATTGATAATATGCCTCCTGAGCTTATCGGCAAATTCGCTGAGGTAAGTGCCAAGGCCGGCAGCAAGCTTGAAAAGGTTGCTTTTGTTGCCGATATAAGAGGCGGAGATTTCTTCTTAAAGCTCGATGAGACTATTGCCCAGCTCCGTGCTGAGAATGAGGATATAAAGGTGCTGTTTCTTGATTCGACCGACGATGTTATCGTCAGAAGATATAAAGAAACAAGGCGTAAACACCCTCTCGATGAGGTAACAAACGGCAATATCAGAAAAGCTATCAGCACTGAGCGCAAAATGCTTATCCCGATAAAGGAACAGGCAGACTTTTACATAGACACTTCGCTTACATCTACTTCTAAATTCAAGGAGCGTGTGTATTCGCTGTTTCTTGAATCAGGCGAGGATTTCTTAAGGATAGACGTATGCTCTTTTGGTTTTAAGTACGGTACTATGAACGAGGCCGACCTTATATTTGATGTAAGATGCCTGCCTAATCCTTTCTATATCCCTGAGCTTAAAGAAAAGACGGGCCTTAATAAAGAAGTCTATGACTATGTGCTCAGCTTTAACGAGGCTAAAGAGCTTCTTAATAAGCTCGAAGACCTGCTTGATTTCCTTATCCCGCTTTATAAGAGAGAGGGCAAGAGCCAGCTTATAATCGCCTTCGGCTGTACCGGAGGCAAGCACAGAAGTGTTACCTACGCCGAAGCTATCGGCCGGTATCTTGAAAACAAGCTCGGCAGGATAAGGATAACTCACCGTGACATCGAAAAACATTAAGGAGTGATCTCGTGCACTCATTTTCCTATAATATAAAGGAAGAGATACTATCAGGTATCAATTCAAGAGACAAGGCTGATGCTGCGCTTCTTGGGCTGCTTACCTTTGCAAATGCGCTTGATGACAAGCGTATAATGCTACTTACTGAGAATGAGCTCGTCAAGGATTTCTTCAAGAATAATGCCGAGCGTATCTGCGGCGAGGGCTGTGTAAGTGTCGAGCGAAGCTCAAAGCGCGGCGAGCAGACCCTTTATACTATCGACATCGTAGGCGATGATAACCGTATTGAACTTCTCAGCTACTTACAGATAGATTCAAGCAGACGGCTCGCCGAAGATGA from Ruminococcus sp. NK3A76 includes these protein-coding regions:
- a CDS encoding N-acetyltransferase, producing the protein MITQITTIDHLIPKMRKDHYSRRIRSHYQAYGGEYDFCRFFLIKNDEKELGIVVLFNSSMLASTLEDCVLSDDEIAELTMFIAMNKPLSCELEKVYVSALLEGLPEYKTDKRTQFRFKPRGDMPRLDVDDVPSLNDVYKILASSFPAIANSYELWLTDMSHRVRRGLAQSFLLGDYTTATIQYIIDRVVLVGHVATIPEERGKLHARKLLYWIGERLSKDGFEVILFARPHRVSYYNEIGFEPVGVDLVLERKNEGHE
- a CDS encoding methionine gamma-lyase family protein, translated to MSDFFDLDSRIEALAEQAENECSDSFREIERIAQKNGQKVLSAFINNKVSDVCLKGTTGYGYDDMGRETIDRVYAQVLGGEDALVRHTFANGTHAISTALFGVLRPGDTLLACTGKPYDTLEEVIGIRYKKGNGSLRDFGVLYDEAPLTEQGLPDYELIAQKAKNASVAHIQRSRGYSLRPSYDIAVIEKIINAARSSNPDIIVLVDNCYGELVEEREPLAVGADLIVGSLIKNLGGGIASTGGYICGKSELVNKCADRLYCIGMGKEIGATLSMNREILMGLFFAPEVVAAALKTSVFACRLFEKLGFGTLPKSTEKRTDIIASVLLENEENLVAFCQGIQKGSPVDSYVTPEAWDMPGYDSRVIMAAGAFTMGASIELSADAPIREPFAAWLQGGITYPTGKAGVMIAAQNMLDKGLIKL
- the hprK gene encoding HPr(Ser) kinase/phosphatase: MADIFSVSVKEIVDEHKLEVIYAPKDISEILVYDNDCNRPGLQLMGFYEYFNAERIQICGNMEFAYLASLDEEVRRARIETLFKTKIPLFVVARGHELYPEMIELAKEYEIPIVRTPESTTTFIAALIAFLNLRLAPRITRHGVLIEVYGEGVLIVGESGVGKSETAIELVKRGHRLVADDAVEIRRVSSISLVGSSPDNIRHFLELRGIGIINIRRLFGIGSVKVTEKIDLIVELEPWEKDKIYDRMGIDNEYTTILGVKIPSLTIPIKPGRNLAVILEVAAMNNRQKKMGYNAAQDLLDNLGLQMDTKDKVKNWDSF
- the murB gene encoding UDP-N-acetylmuramate dehydrogenase; translated protein: MNEKYFDIITLALKYDCEVREREPLSAHCTFRVGGDCDVFIEMASAEALSELVRYANSEGVRYFVLGNGSNVLFSDEGFEGVILHVGQKMNKIELRDGDTIYAQAGASLTRVCSCALDNSLTGLEFAYGIPGYVGGAVFMNAGAYGGEIKDVIVSADAITPNGDIITVPVADLDLSYRHSSLMNNGCLVVSALFKLSSGDKTEIKAKMDELMGKRKVKQPIEYPSAGSTFKRPEGHFAGALIEQSGLKGYSAGGACVSEKHAGFVINKGGASAKDIMQVIKDVQRIVKEKTGVTLEPEVRLIPARED
- the rapZ gene encoding RNase adapter RapZ, with the translated sequence MKFVIVTGLSGSGKSTAVDVLEDIGYYCIDNMPPELIGKFAEVSAKAGSKLEKVAFVADIRGGDFFLKLDETIAQLRAENEDIKVLFLDSTDDVIVRRYKETRRKHPLDEVTNGNIRKAISTERKMLIPIKEQADFYIDTSLTSTSKFKERVYSLFLESGEDFLRIDVCSFGFKYGTMNEADLIFDVRCLPNPFYIPELKEKTGLNKEVYDYVLSFNEAKELLNKLEDLLDFLIPLYKREGKSQLIIAFGCTGGKHRSVTYAEAIGRYLENKLGRIRITHRDIEKH